CAGCGGGTTGAACATGCCCAAACCTGCGAAAGACGTCAGCATGCCGAACATCAGTACCCCGCCGTAGGATCCGCGCATCCCGGTCACCACCTTGTGGCCGATCTTGATCGGCTTGGCCTCCAACCGCGCCAGCGAGTTCAGCTCACCGAAGCCCGCACCCATGTCCCGCGCGTCGATCTGGGGCATCTGCACCGCATCGAGGCCGGCCTCGGTGAACGTCCGGGCCACCTCGGCCGCAAGTGCCTCGGCACGCTGATACGCCCACACGAAGTTGTCACCGACCGCGGTGGCGACCGCGTCCTCCAGTTCGGCGCCGATCTCGGCCCAGTGCAGCGTGGGATCGCAACCGTCGATCACCTTTTCGGTGTGCGCGGCGATGTTGCGGAACCGGTGCCGCAGGTCATGGTCGACGTCGGCGGTCAGGTCGGCGATGCCGTCGCCGAGCACCTGCTGCCACAACGCGGTCTGCTGCAACGCGTCCTGGGCCTCCTGCTTACGCCGCTCCAGTTCGGCAGTGAGCCGCTCCCGCTCCCCCGGATCGTTGAACGATGACAGCTCCGATTCCACGGCCAGCAGCAGATGCTCTGCCGCCGAGTTGATCTCGGCCACAATGTGATCGCGGATGCGGTCGTTCTCCCGGGACAGCACGCGCTCGGAGAGGAACTTCACGATCGCCGGGAAGTTCGACTCCTCGTTGAGCTCCTTGTCGTTGAGTTGGATGGCGTGGCTGCGCAGCACCGACGACGCCGGGATCATCGGAACGTTCAGCCCGGCCCGGTGCAGGTGCGCGGTGTTGGCGTCGACGATCTTGCGCCAGTGCGGATACAGATCGGTCTTGGTCGCGACGATCGCCGCCACCGGGCAGACCTCAAGCGCCTGCCGGATGAATGTCATCTCGGGCTCGGTGAACTCCTGGCTGGTGTCGCTGACCATCAGCATCGCGTCGGCGTCGGGCAGCAGACCCAGCGTCGCCGAAAGGTGGGGTTGGCCGTGTCCGCCGACGCCGGGTGTGTCGACGAACGCCAGGCCCCCCTTGAGGAGAGGGCTGGGCGCGGTGACCTCGATGCGCAGCACCTGCCTTCCGCCCGCCTGCGGCGCACGTCGCAGGTCGTTCGTGACCTCGGAGGGCGGAATGTCGATCAGTTCCGGTTCGGCGCCGTCGGGGCGGGCCACCACGAGCCGAGCCGAGGCCTGTTCGCCGTAGGACACCACGGTCGCCAGGACCGTGCTCTCGTCGTCACCGACCCGGGCCACGGGAATGTTGAGCAGCGAGTTGAGCAGTTGGCTCTTGCCTTGCTTGAGCTGTCCGGCGATGACGACCCGGATCTGCGGATCACTGATCCGGACCTTCGCGGCACGCAGCCGTTCCACCAGATCGCCGCGATCCTTGGCGGCGGCGATCGCGCTCAGGTGGTCGATCAACTCGACGATCACCTTGACCTTGCGGGGGTCGTTCGGTTGCGTCATGGGTTC
This genomic window from Mycolicibacterium goodii contains:
- the iniA gene encoding dynamin-like GTPase family protein, which translates into the protein MTQPNDPRKVKVIVELIDHLSAIAAAKDRGDLVERLRAAKVRISDPQIRVVIAGQLKQGKSQLLNSLLNIPVARVGDDESTVLATVVSYGEQASARLVVARPDGAEPELIDIPPSEVTNDLRRAPQAGGRQVLRIEVTAPSPLLKGGLAFVDTPGVGGHGQPHLSATLGLLPDADAMLMVSDTSQEFTEPEMTFIRQALEVCPVAAIVATKTDLYPHWRKIVDANTAHLHRAGLNVPMIPASSVLRSHAIQLNDKELNEESNFPAIVKFLSERVLSRENDRIRDHIVAEINSAAEHLLLAVESELSSFNDPGERERLTAELERRKQEAQDALQQTALWQQVLGDGIADLTADVDHDLRHRFRNIAAHTEKVIDGCDPTLHWAEIGAELEDAVATAVGDNFVWAYQRAEALAAEVARTFTEAGLDAVQMPQIDARDMGAGFGELNSLARLEAKPIKIGHKVVTGMRGSYGGVLMFGMLTSFAGLGMFNPLSIGAGFVLGRKAYKEDMENRMLRVRNEAKANVRKFVDDVAFVVGKESRDRLKGIQRQLRDHYREIANQTTRSLNESLQAAIAAAKVEETERNTRVKELERQQNILKQVVEHATKLAQNAAPSPA